In Palaemon carinicauda isolate YSFRI2023 chromosome 1, ASM3689809v2, whole genome shotgun sequence, the genomic stretch GCAAATTCTCAGCAAGATGTGTATGAATAGTTGTTCACAAGATAATGTGAAGGATCAAGGACAAAAGAATTTTTTAAACGATTCTCCCCATTAATTGTTGTAAGGATAAAACTCATCCTACCTCAAGAGGGTGACGAAAAGGTAAGTCTATAAAATACTAGACTACAGTGCAATGACCTGTTAGGGTTATTCAGTTCATTAGTGGCATTGTAAATATAGAAATGTTATCAATTCCAAGACCATTAAAAAGGTGTATTCTCCTTCTTGGTCTAATTACAAAACTCCAAACCCACGTCatttgtggtggccaattggaaacgtccctacctggcgatcagccagactggggttcgagtcacgttcaagctcgatagtttcttgtagtgtctataaccccaccatccttgtgagctaggggggcctttaggtctacctgccaagtcaatAGCCATTaccttggccctccctggtactagcttgggtggaaaggggcttttTCCAGCTAGCTAGGGCagtttcactgtcccttgcttctgctattcatgagtagcctttaaaagtttaaacctctCACCATCCTTCTCCCTACACTTGAGAAATTTCCGAACCCTTTCTTTCTAAGATTAACGTTATCCTGGTATTCCTGTTTCAGGCCAGTCAAACATTCTCATTCCCAGCTAGAACCAAGAATGAAAGGGACCTTTAACCCCAATTCTAATAATCTGTTAATCTTCTGTTCTCGGAAATAGgagtttcttcattattattattattattattatcattattattattattattaactacagcccaagttggaaaaacaggatgctataagcccaagagcttcaacaggaacagatagcccagtgaggaaaggaaataagaaaataaagtacaagagaagtaatgattatttaaaataaaatatttttaagaatagtaacaacattaaaaccgatctttcatagatgaactataaaaagagacaaagtatgtcagcctgttcaacataaatacatccgctgccagtttgaacttttaaagttctagcGATTCAActgactgattaggaagatcattatacaatttgttcacagctggaataaaacttctggaataatgtgtagtattgagtctctaGCATTACGAACAGAATGGTATGGGAAGACTAGAATTGAAATTCCTCATCTTCCTCCACTACTAAATAGCCTGTGTACTCCCTCACTCTCATTCCTGATCTTCCCCTATATAAAGCATTACCTCATCCtgtgtcttcccccccccccaaaagtaataaatataaaaaaagctttCGATCTCTCCCGAACGTATATGATAAGCTACACGCGAGTCGATTATACGAACTAGACCGATCATTGTGTGCCAAGTTGTCTCCTTCTTTGTGAAGCTGTGGGAGCGACCGTGCCCAGCGCTGTTCCCCGTAATGAAATACCTATTTTTGGGTACTTGGGAGACCCGATAATGAGACCCATTGGGGACGGGTTTCTTGGGGAGGGTGTGTCCCGCGGGGGAAGGAGTCCATTCAGATCCTGGAAGGGGTAGGCTCAAGGAAGTCCTTTTGGGAGGTATTATAGGATGGGCGTACTGATTGCCTGGTCATATATGCTCATGTACTCGGTGTGATTGCCACACGAGtttcgggggaggaggaggaggaggagggcagaAGAGAGGTTACGATCGGGTACTTAAGGACACGGGTTGGAATTGATAAGGTGGGTGTAGTGAAGGTGGAAAAaagggcaggagagagagagagagagagagagagagagagagagagagagagagatgttgctttGATACATGCttcaatagagagaaagagaaaagagagagagactttgttttgataagtagagagagagagagagagagagagagagagagagagagagatattgctttGATACATACTTtaatagagagaaagatagaggcGTCATTttaatacaaaagagagagagagagagagagagagagagagagagagagagagagagagagagagagagagagagagagagagagagtaacttgtaCCAACATTCAAGTAAGCGATTTATGAACAGAGCGAAAAAAGGAATAGATCGAACGCAAGTACAGTAATTTATGAACCAAGACCTTTGTGTAAAATATACTAACGTTAATGAGTCAAACGTAAGAACACAGAGGTTAACATATTAGGCAGAGCAATCAGTTTCTGCAATTTTAAGCTGCTAAAGATTTTAAGAAAACAGCTGCTAAAGAGTTTAAGAAAACAGCTGTTAAAGAGTTTAGGAAAACAGCTGTTAAAGAGTTTAAGAAAACAGCTGCTAAAGAGTTTAAAAAAACAGCTGCTAAAGAGTTTACGAAAACAGCTGCTAAAGAGTTTAAGAAAACAGCTGCTAAAGAGTTTAGGAAAACAGGTGCTAAAGAGATTAAGAAAACAGCTGCTAAAGAGTTTAGGAAAACAGCTGCTAAAGAGTTTAAGAAAACAGCTGCTAAAGAGTTTAGGAAAACCCCTGCTAAAGAGTTTAAGAAAACAGCTCCTAAAGAGTTTAGGAAAACAGCTGCTAAAGAGTTTAAGAAAAGGGCTGCTAAAGAGTTCAAGAAAAAAGCTGCTAAAGAGTTTAGGAAAACGGCTGCTAAAGAGTTTAAGAAAACAGCAGCTAAAGAGTTTAAGAAAACAGCTTCTAAAGAGTTTAAGAAAATAGCTGCTAAAGAGTTTAGGAAAACAGCTACTAAAGAGTTTAGGAAAACAGATGCTAAAGAGTTTAGGAAAGCAGCTGCTTAAGAGTTTAAGAAAACAGCTGCTAAAGAGTTTAGAAAAACCGCTGCTAAAGAGTTTAAGAAAAAGCAGCTAAAGAGTTTAAGAAAAAAGCTGCTAAAGAGTTCAGGAAAACAGCTTCTAAAGAGTTTAAGAAAACAGCTGCTAAAGAGTTTAGGCAAACAGCTGCTAAAGAGTTTAGGAAAACAGCTGCTAAAGAGTTTAGGAAAACAGCTGCAAAAGTTTAAGAAAAAAGCAGCAAAAGAGTTTAAGAAAACAGCAGCAAAAGAGTTTAAGAAAACAGCTGCTAAAGAGTTTAAGAAAATAGCTGCTAAAGAGTTTAAGAAAATAGCTGCTAAAGAGTTTAGGAAAATGGCTGCTAAAGAGTTTAAGAAAACAGCACCTAAAGAATTTAAGAAGACAGCTTCTAAAGAGTTTAAGAAAATAGCTGCTAAAGAGTTTAGAAAAACAGCAGCTAAAGAGTTTAGAAAAACAGCAGCTAAAGAGTTTAGGAAAACAGCAGCTAAAGAGTTTAAGAAAAAAGCAGCTAAAGAGTTTAAGAAAACAGCTTCTAAAGAGTTTAGGAAAATAGCTGCTAAAGAGTTTAGGAAAACAGCTGCTAAAGAGTTTAAGAAAAAAGCTGCTAAAGAGTTTAGGAAACCAGCTGCTAAAGAGTTTAGGAAAACAGCTGCTAAAGAGTTTAGGAAAACAGCAGCTAAAGAGTTTAGGAAAACGGCTGCTAAAGAGTTTAAGAAAACAGCAGCTAAAGAGTTTAAGAAAACAGCAGCTAAAGAGTTTAAGAGAACAGCTTCTAAAGAGTTTAAGAAAATAGCTGCTAAAGAGTTTAGGAAAACAGCTGCTAAAGAGTTTAGGAAAACAGATGCTAAAGAGTTTAGGAAAGCAGCTGCTTAAGAGTTTAGGAAAACAGCTGCTAAAGAGTTTAGGAAAACGGCTGCTAAAGAGTTTAAGAAAACAGCAGCTAAAGAGTTTAAGAAAAAAGCTGCTAAAGAGTTCAGGAAAACCGCTGCTAAAGAGTTTAAGAAAACAGCTGCTAAAGAGTTTAGGCAAACAGCTGCTAAAGAGTTTAAAAAAATACCTGCTAAAGAGTTTAGGAAAACAGCTGCATAAGATTTTAAGAAAACAGCTGCAAAAGAGTTTAAGAAAACAGCAGCAAAAGAGTTTAGGAAAACAGCTGCTAAAGAGTTTAAGAAAATAACTGCTAAAGAGTTTAGGAAAACAGCTGCAAAAGATTTTGAGAAAACAGCTGCTAAAGAGTTCAAGAAAACATCTGCAAAAGAGTTTAAGAAAAAAGCTGCTAAAGAGTTTAAGAAAAAAGCTGCTAAAGAGTTTAGGAAAACAGCTGCTAAAGAGTTT encodes the following:
- the LOC137639987 gene encoding transcriptional regulatory protein AlgP-like; the encoded protein is MAAKEFKKTAPKEFKKTASKEFKKIAAKEFRKTAAKEFRKTAAKEFRKTAAKEFKKKAAKEFKKTASKEFRKIAAKEFRKTAAKEFKKKAAKEFRKPAAKEFRKTAAKEFRKTAAKEFRKTAAKEFKKTAAKEFKKTAAKEFKRTASKEFKKIAAKEFRKTAAKEFRKTDAKEFRKAAA